One genomic window of Arachis hypogaea cultivar Tifrunner chromosome 8, arahy.Tifrunner.gnm2.J5K5, whole genome shotgun sequence includes the following:
- the LOC112706715 gene encoding uncharacterized protein yields MTSSCLNALSQAIHKKLHRAVANPSQRCNLLQELFADVALEVDDRAKDVIVKKEEDVISPAEDLIEGPLCFYDVLAEYFARVPETGKRILEMIVQMWTQSFASNIFALLFHKWLFEVQLDNPEVLLRYSAALVQGATNVFWIDIQTHTRRFQSLFCYLLQDVTLVPNRLNKIPVQAQRDMYLLLSRFMLFYNAANKIDSFLKHCPTFPNAFLNGGPADIFVTELTDQLQKLKVEPVLLHYLSEIKVLQGMELKMTTSTRLKTCLYSFTSPGGLMYPTRAVCHTAWEALDLLFPVGRYPRHLISLFFRLLYPWYWPSTCWNLLDFCIKAILHSLLRVLLSFWAKIAKPKSS; encoded by the exons atgactaGTAGTTGTCTCAATGCTCTTTCTCAAGCCATCCACAAGAAGCTCCACCGG GCAGTAGCTAATCCGTCGCAGAGGTGCAACTTGTTGCAGGAGCTATTTGCAGATGTAGCTTTAGAAGTGGATGATCGCGCCAAAG ATGTAATagtgaaaaaggaagaagatGTTATATCTCCTGCAGAGGATTTGATTGAAGGTCCATTATGTTTCTATGATGTTCTTGCCGAGTATTTTGCCAGAGTTCCAGAGACTGGAAAACGTATTCTTGAAATGATTGTTCAAATGTGGACCCAATCATTTGCATCCAACATATTTGCCCTCCTCTTCCACAAATGG TTATTTGAAGTTCAACTTGACAATCCAGAAGTGCTGCTTCGCTACTCAGCTGCTCTTGTTCAAGGTGCCACTAATGTTTTCTG GATTGACATTCAAACACACACAAGGCGTTTCCAGTCTCTGTTCTGT TACCTTCTGCAAGATGTTACATTGGTCCCCAATCGATTGAATAAAATTCCAGTTCAG GCACAACGAGATATGTATCTTTTGCTTTCAAGGTTCATGCTCTTTTACAATGCAG CTAACAAAATAGATAGCTTTCTGAAACATTGTCCAACTTTTCCAAATGCCTTCTTGAACGGTGGCCCGGCAGATATATTTGTTACAGAACTTACTGATCAG CTTCAAAAGTTGAAGGTAGAACCAGTACTACTGCATTACCTTTCAGAAATTAAGGTCCTTCAGG GCATGGAACTTAAAATGACTACAAGTACAAGACTAAAAACTTGTTTGTATAGTTTCACTTCTCCTGGCGGTCTGATGTATCCCACTAGAGCCGTTTGTCATACGGCCTGGGAAGCATTGGATTTGCTCTTTCCG GTTGGACGATACCCTCGGCATCTTATAAGTTTGTTCTTTAGATTGCTATATCCCTGGTATTGGCCTTCCACTTGCTGGAACTTGTTGGATTTTTGCATTAAGGCAATCCTTCACTCCTTGTTGAGGGTGTTATTGTCCTTCTGGGCAAAGATTGCCAAGCCAAAGTCATCTTAG
- the LOC112706714 gene encoding ACT domain-containing protein ACR9, with protein MRVPGGAGGDDDVVQIKEASKSGEPFVITVNCPDKTGLACDVFRIILDFGLSIAKGDISTDGIWCYIVLWVIPHSTLLATSCSFLKDRLQSVCPPCSASFYLVQQPPRSSPEYLLKFCCLDRKGLLHDVTKVLSELELSIQKVKVTTTPDGRVLDLFFITDNMELLHTRKRQDETCGRLNNVLQDSCVSCELQLAGPEYECNQGITSLSPVLAEELFQCELSDNERRSQALSPDMTKLKRTNVIIDNSLSPAHTLIQIHCADHKGLLYDIMRTLKDMNIKISYGRFSPNTKGYRDLDIFIQQKDGKKILDSGKQSALCSRLKQEMLHPLRVMIANRGPDTELLVANPVELSGKGRPRVFYDVTYALKTLGICVFSAEVGRYSASAREWEVYRFLLDENCEFHLTSVAARNQIVDRVRRTLMGW; from the exons atgagaGTTCCCGGCGGCGCCGGCGGCGACGACGACGTTGTTCAGATAAAGGAAGCCAGCAAGTCTGGTGAGCCTTTTGTCATAACTGTAAACTGCCCCGACAAAACCGGTCTCGCTTGCGATGTCTTCAGAATCATCCTCGATTTCGGTCTCTCCATTGCCAAAGGAG ACATCTCAACTGATGGCATTTGGTGCTACATTGTATTGTGGGTAATTCCTCATTCCACATTGCTCGCTACGAGTTGTTCTTTTCTTAAAGATCGCCTTCAATCAGTTTGCCCACCGTGTTCAGCCTCGTTTTATCTCGTCCAGCAACCTCCAAGATCATCTCCTGAATATTTACTCAAGTTTTGTTGCCTTGATCGAAAGGGATTATTACACG ATGTTACAAAAGTCCTGTCGGAGCTTGAACTTTCTATACAAAAGGTGAAAGTGACGACGACACCTGATGGCAGAGTCTTGGACCTCTTTTTCATAACAGATAACAT GGAACTTTTACACACAAGAAAGCGACAAGATGAGACGTGCGGAAGATTGAACAATGTTCTCCAAGACTCCTGTGTCAGCTGTGAACTTCAATTGGCCGGTCCAGAGTATGAATGTAATCAAGGCATCACTTCTCTGTCACCTGTTTTAGCCGAGGAGCTATTTCAATGCGAGTTATCAGATAATGAGCGGCGTTCTCAAGCTCTTAGCCCAGATATGACGAAGTTGAAAAGGACCAATGTGATAATAGACAATTCGCTAAGCCCAGCTCACACACTTATTCAAATACATTGTGCGGATCACAAGGGTCTTCTTTATGACATTATGAGAACTTTGAAAGACATGAATATAAAG ATTTCTTATGGCCGTTTTTCACCAAACACAAAAGGGTATCGTGATTTAGACATATTTATTCAGCAGAAAGATGGGAAAAAGATTTTGGATTCCGGGAAGCAGAGTGCGCTTTGCTCACGTCTAAAGCAGGAAATGCTTCATCCGTTGCGAGTTATGATTGCCAACCGAGGGCCCGATACTGAACTATTGGTTGCTAATCCAGTTGAGCTATCTGGAAAGGGAAGACCTCGGGTGTTCTATGATGTCACATATGCTCTCAAAACACTTGGAATCTGTGTTTTCTCG gcTGAAGTAGGACGTTATTCAGCATCAGCACGTgaatgggaggtgtacagattcCTTTTGGATGAGAACTGTGAATTTCACTTAACAAGTGTTGCTGCTAGAAATCAGATTGTAGATAGAGTTAGAAGAACGTTGATGGGTTGGTAG
- the LOC112706713 gene encoding UDP-glucuronic acid decarboxylase 6, translating to MASNSSNGDHQTSTKQPPLPSPLRFSKFFQSNMRILVTGGAGFIGSHLVDRLMENEKNEVIVADNYFTGSKDNLKKWIGHPRFELIRHDVTEPLLIEVDQIYHLACPASPIFYKYNPVKTIKTNVIGTLNMLGLAKRVGARILLTSTSEVYGDPLVHPQPESYWGNVNPIGVRSCYDEGKRVAETLMFDYHRQHGLEIRIARIFNTYGPRMNIDDGRVVSNFIAQALRGEPLTVQSPGTQTRSFCYVSDMVDGLIRLMEGPNTGPINLGNPGEFTMVELAETVKELINPKVEIKMVENTPDDPRQRKPDISQAKELLGWEPKIKLRDGLPRMEEDFRLRLGVDKSN from the exons ATGGCAAGCAATTCTTCTAATGGAGATCACCAAACATCAACAAAGCAGCCACCTCTGCCATCTCCCTTGCGTTTCTCCAAATTCTTTCAG TCCAACATGAGAATATTGGTCACTGGAGGAGCTGGATTCATCGGGTCTCACCTGGTTGACAGATTGatggaaaatgaaaaaaatgag GTCATTGTTGCTGATAACTACTTCACTGGATCCAAGGACAATCTCAAAAAATGGATTGGTCATCCAAGATTTGAGCTTATCCGTCATG ATGTTACGGAGCCATTGTTGATTGAGGTTGATCAGATCTATCATCTTGCATGCCCAGCATCTCCTATTTTCTACAAATACAATCCTGTGAAG ACAATAAAGACAAATGTGATTGGAACACTGAACATGCTTGGGCTTGCGAAGCGAGTTGGAGCAAG GATTTTGCTTACATCAACTTCTGAGGTTTATGGTGATCCTCTTGTGCACCCCCAACCTGAAAGCTACTGGGGAAATGTTAACCCTATTG GAGTTCGTAGCTGCTACGATGAGGGGAAGCGTGTGGCTGAGACTTTGATGTTTGATTATCATAGGCAGCATGGGCTAG AAATACGCATTGCAAGAATCTTTAACACGTATGGACCGCGCATGAACATTGATGATGGACGTGTTGTTAGCAACTTCATTGCTCAGGCACTTCG tggtgaacccttGACAGTCCAATCTCCAGGGACACAAACTCGCAGTTTCTGCTACGTCTCAGACATG GTTGATGGACTTATCCGTCTCATGGAAGGACCGAACACCGGACCAATCAACCTTGGAAACCCAG GCGAATTTACAATGGTTGAACTTGCTGAGACAGTGAAGGAG CTTATTAATCCAAAAGTGGAGATCAAGATGGTGGAGAACACCCCGGATGATCCACGACAGAGGAAACCGGACATATCACAGGCAAAGGAATTGTTGGGATGGGAACCGAAAATCAAGTTGCGCGATGGTCTTCCTCGCATGGAGGAGGATTTCCGTCTGAGGCTTGGAGTTGACAAGAGCAATTAA
- the LOC112706716 gene encoding THO complex subunit 4A, producing MSAALDMTLDDIIKNNKKSGSAGSRGRGRQSGSGPGPTRRFPNRAANRLTPYATAKAPETAWQHDLYADQAVGAFPAQGGRASSIETGTKLYISNLDYGVSNDDIKELFSEVGDLKRHTVHYDRSGRSKGTAEVVFSRRADAVAAVKRYNNVQLDGKPMKVEIVGTNITTQAVAPAANGGFGNLGGVPRSGQGRSGGPLVRLRGGGGRGRGPPRRGRGRGRGRGGEKVSAEDLDADLEKYHSEAMQLN from the exons ATGTCTGCGGCACTCGATATGACCCTTGACGACATCATTAAGAACAACAAGAAGTCCGGATCAGCCGGATCCCGCGGCCGTGGTCGCCAATCCGGATCCGGACCCGGACCTACTCGCCGCTTCCCAAACCGCGCCGCCAACCGTCTTACGCCTTACGCCACCGCTAag GCGCCGGAGACAGCGTGGCAGCACGACCTGTATGCAGATCAGGCTGTGGGAGCTTTCCCTGCGCAGGGTGGTCGAGCGTCGTCGATTGAAACGGGGACCAAGCTATACATCTCGAATTTGGATTATGGTGTTTCTAACGATGATATCAAG GAATTATTTTCTGAAGTTGGTGACTTGAAACGGCACACTGTTCATTACGACAGGAGTGGGAGATCGAAG GGTACAGCGGAAGTAGTCTTCTCGCGGAGAGCTGATGCTGTAGCTGCAGTGAAGAGGTACAACAACGTGCAACTTGATGGGAAACCAATGAAGGTAGAGATTGTTGGAACGAACATCACAACACAAGCTGTTGCTCCTGCTGCAAATGGAGGTTTTGGAAATTTGGGTGGAGTTCCCAGAAG TGGACAAGGGAGAAGTGGAGGGCCATTAGTACGACTACGTGGTGGTGGAGGTAGAGGACGTGGCCCTCCTCGAAGAGGTCGAGGGCGTGGAAGAGGTCGTGGCGGTGAGAAGGTATCTGCGGAAGATCTTGATGCTGATTTGGAGAAGTACCATTCAGAGGCAATGCAATTAAACTGA